The nucleotide sequence CGATCCGGATCTTGAACAGGTGACTATCCAGACTCTGGACCAGCGCCTGACCCACACGCCGGCGCTGCTGCTTTCCGGCGACGTCTCGACCATCAGTGAGAACTTCGAGGTGTCCTATCAGCAGGCAGGCGAGGTGATCGATTTCACGCTCAGACCAAAAGCCAAGGACACCCTGTTCGATAACCTGCGCCTGTCCTTTCGCAATGGTTTGATCAATGACATGCAGATGATCGATGGCGTTGGGCAGCGCACCAATATCCTGTTCAGTGGCGTCCGGGTAAACGAGCCTCTGGCAGCTGAGCAATTCACGTTCGAGATTCCTGAAGGCACCGACGTCATTTCCGAGTGATACCAGTCGTACACTCGACCAACCGATACGGCCTGCTTTCTTGCAGGCCGTTTGCATGAGGGTTTAGCAGCCACGATGGACCTGTTCAGTCGCGAACCCGTTGCTCAACCGCTAGCTGCCCGTCTGCGCGCCACCAGCCTGGATGAGTATGTTGGGCAGGAACACCTGCTGGCGCGCGGCAAGCCGCTACGCGAAGCGCTGGAGCAGGGCGCGCTGCACTCGATGGTGTTCTGGGGCCCGCCGGGCGTGGGCAAGACCACCCTGGCACGGCTGCTGGCCAAGGTTTCCGATGCCCACTTCGAAACGGTTTCGGCAGTGCTGGCCGGGGTCAAGGAAATTCGCCACGCCGTGGAAGTCGCCAAGCAACAGGCGGCCCAGTACGGCAGACGCACCATTCTTTTCGTTGATGAGGTGCACCGCTTCAACAAGTCCCAGCAGGATGCGTTTCTCCCCTATGTGGAGGACGGCACGCTGATCTTCATCGGCGCGACCACCGAAAACCCTTCCTTTGAACTCAACAATGCACTGCTTTCCCGGGCGCGCGTCTACGTGCTGAAAAGTCTCGATGAAGCGGCGCTGCGCAAGCTGGTCCACCGTGCGTTGAATGAGCCGCGCGGGCTGGCCGATCTGCGGCTGACTTTGCCTGAAGAAAGCTTTCAGATGCTGCTGGCTGCCGCCGATGGTGATGGTCGGCGCCTGCTGAACCTGTTGGAAAATGCGTCTGATCTGGCTGAAGAGGGCGGCGAGATTGGGGTCGAGCTGCTGCAGGATCTGCTGGGCGACGGTCGCCGACGGTTCGACAAGGGCGGTGAGGCCTTCTACGACCAGATATCGGCCCTACACAAATCCGTTCGCGGCTCCAATCCCGATGCTGCGCTTTATTGGTTCACGCGGATGCTCGATGGCGGCTGCGACCCGCTGTATATCGCCCGGCGAGTGGTACGTATGGCGAGCGAGGAGGTGGGTAACGCCGATCCTCGTGCTTTGACGCTCTGCCTCAATGCCTGGGATGTTCAGGAGCGTCTGGGCAGCCCCGAAGGTGAGCTGGCGGTTGCTCAGGCCATCGTCTATCTGGCCTGCGCGCCAAAAAGCAACGCTGTCTACAGCGCCTTCAATGCCGCCAAGCGTGATGTGAGCGAGAACGGCTCCCATGAGGTGCCGCTGCATCTGCGCAACGCCCCGACGAAACTGATGAAAGAGCTGGGCTACGGTAACCAGTACCGCTACGCCCATGATGAACCCGATGCCTACGCCGCTGGCGAGGATTACTTCCCCGAGGCCATGACGCCGCGCCAGTACTATCATCCCGTGCCACGAGGCCTGGAAGGCAAGATTCGCGACAAGCTCGAACACCTGGCCCGACTCGATCGCGAGAGCCCGATCCGACGGAGAAAGGAATGATCCGTATGTTGTTTGCCGTCACCTGTGGCGGTGTGGTCGGAACCCTGCTTCGCTTCGCTGTAGCCACTTGGGTCGGTACGCAATGGCCGCGGCATTTCTATCTGGCGACTCTGGCGGTAAACCTGGTTGGCTGCCTGCTGATTGGCTATCTGTATGCCACCTTTCTGACGCGGCATGATATCTCTCCAGAGCTGAGAGGGGCACTGATAATTGGCTTCCTGGGCGCTCTGACGACCTTTTCCAGTTTCTCCCTGGATGCGTTGCGGCTGCTGGAGAGCGGCCAGGTTGCGACGGCCTTCGGTT is from Pseudomonas saudiphocaensis and encodes:
- the crcB gene encoding fluoride efflux transporter CrcB, giving the protein MIRMLFAVTCGGVVGTLLRFAVATWVGTQWPRHFYLATLAVNLVGCLLIGYLYATFLTRHDISPELRGALIIGFLGALTTFSSFSLDALRLLESGQVATAFGYIGGSLLGGLLATWAGLALARL
- the lolA gene encoding outer membrane lipoprotein chaperone LolA, translating into MQLIRLLFASALLFTLLPAQADQTGAVQRLTGLLQKAETLTGRFSQLSLDGSGTQLQETSGELALKRPGQFRWHTDEPMEQLLVSDGKKVWLYDPDLEQVTIQTLDQRLTHTPALLLSGDVSTISENFEVSYQQAGEVIDFTLRPKAKDTLFDNLRLSFRNGLINDMQMIDGVGQRTNILFSGVRVNEPLAAEQFTFEIPEGTDVISE
- a CDS encoding replication-associated recombination protein A: MDLFSREPVAQPLAARLRATSLDEYVGQEHLLARGKPLREALEQGALHSMVFWGPPGVGKTTLARLLAKVSDAHFETVSAVLAGVKEIRHAVEVAKQQAAQYGRRTILFVDEVHRFNKSQQDAFLPYVEDGTLIFIGATTENPSFELNNALLSRARVYVLKSLDEAALRKLVHRALNEPRGLADLRLTLPEESFQMLLAAADGDGRRLLNLLENASDLAEEGGEIGVELLQDLLGDGRRRFDKGGEAFYDQISALHKSVRGSNPDAALYWFTRMLDGGCDPLYIARRVVRMASEEVGNADPRALTLCLNAWDVQERLGSPEGELAVAQAIVYLACAPKSNAVYSAFNAAKRDVSENGSHEVPLHLRNAPTKLMKELGYGNQYRYAHDEPDAYAAGEDYFPEAMTPRQYYHPVPRGLEGKIRDKLEHLARLDRESPIRRRKE